CATCGCGACGATCGCGACGGACGTTGATTTGTCGGTCGATTGGTCCGCGCTCCGGCGGCACACGCCGGACATGGAGCGGGTCCGGGCGCTTTTCACCGACCTGGAGTTCCGGACGCTGCTCGACCGCCTCGGGGTGGCCACGGCGGCGCCCGCGGATCAGCCGCGGGGCGGGTACCGCGCCATCGCCGCGTCGGAGCTGGGCACCGTGCTGGAGAAGGCGACACAGCTCGCGGTGGCGCCGGTGGCCGGAGAAGGACATCCGTTCGTGGCCGGCCTGCGCGGGATCGCACTCGCCACCCGGCCGGGCGCCGCCGTCTATCTCGACCTCGGGGACGGCGTACCCGAGCCGCTCGCGGACGCGCTCGAGGACGAGGAACTGCCGAAATTCAGCCAGGACGTCAAACGCGACATCCTGCTGCTCGAAGGGGCCGGTCTCAAGCCGCACGGCTTCGCCTTCGACGTCGGCCTCGCGTCGTTCGACCTGGATGCGGCGAAGCGCACCCATACGCTCGCGACGGCCGCCTTCGACTTTCTCCACTGGCAGCTGCACGACGGTGCGGCCGGGGCCGGTCGGCCGCCGGCCGTGGAAGGCGGCCTCGCGCTCCAAGCGGGGAACGAGCCGGAGTTCGCCGGCGAAGAGGCCGACGTCATCGTGCGGCTGCACGACGTGATGGAGCGAGGCCTCCGCGCCCGCGACGTCGACCAATTGTACCGCGACCTCGACCTGCCGCTCGCGTTCGTGCTGGCGGGGATGGAGCGGGCCGGCGTCGCGATCGACGCCGGGGCGCTCGGCGCGCTCTCGGTGTCTTTCCGCGAGCGGCTCGAGGTGCTGACCCGCGACATTCACCGGCTCGCGGGGACAGAGTTCAACATCGGGTCGCCGAAGCAGCTGGCGCACGTGCTCTTCGAGAAGCTGCAGCTGCCCGCGCAGAAGAAGACGAAGACCGGCTACTCGACCGACGCCGAGGTCCTCGAGCAGCTCGCGCCGCTCAGCGAAGTGGTGGCGAAGATCCTGGAGCACCGCCGGCTCAGCAAACTGCTCGGTACCTACGTCGACGCCCTGCCGGCCGCGCTCAATCCGAAGACCGGGCGCCTGCATCCGACCTACAATCAGGCGGGGTCGAGCACCGGCCGGATCGTCACGACCGAGCCGAACCTGCAGAACATCCCGATCTTCGAGGAGGACGGCCGCGAGGTGCGGCGGGCGTTCGTGGCCGGCCGGCCCGGGAATGTGTTGCTGTCGGCGGACTATTCCCAGATCGAGCTGCGGGTGCTTGCCCACATCACCGAGGACCCGGGGCTGCTCGCGGCGTTCCGCGAAGGGCGGGACATCCACACCGCCACGTCCGCGGAGGTCTTCGGCGTGGCGCCGGAGGCGGTCACGGCCGAAATGCGCCGGCAGGCCAAGATGTTCAACTACGGCATCGCCTACGGGATCACGGATTACGGCCTCGCGACCCGGCTCAAGACGAGCCGGGAGGAAGCGCGGGCGTTCATGGACACCTACTTCGCGCGCTACGCGCGGGTCGCCGACTACATGCGCGACGCGGTCGAACGGTGCCGGCGGGACGGCGACGTCCGGACGCTGCTCGGGCGCCGGCTGCCGGTTCCGGACATTCTGAGCCGCCACCGGCCCACTCGCGAGCGCGCCGAGCGGGTCGCGATCAACGCCGCGATCCAGGGCACGGCGGCGGACATCATCAAGCTTGCGATGCTGAAGATTGCGCGCGAGCTCCGGCCGCGCTTCCCCGGCGTGGAGATGGTCCTGCAGATCCACGACGAGTTGCTCTTTGAGGTGCCCCGGGATCTCGTAGCCGAGGCGGCGCCGGAGATCCGCCGGCTGATGGCGGACGCCTATCCGCTTCGCGTGCCGCTGCCCGCCGACGCCGGCGTCGGGCCCAACTGGCTTGATCTGACCGACGTCGCGTGAGTGCGGCGCCCTCGGCGAGCCCCGGCCGTCCTCTGCGGATCGGGCTGACGGGCGGCGTGGCGAGCGGCAAGAGCACCGTCGCCGCGGCGCTGCGGACGCACGGCGCCGTCGTTGTGGACGCCGACGCCATCGCCCGCGAGGTCGTCCGGCCGGGCGGCCCGGCGTACCAGGCGGTGGTCGACGTCTTCGGCCCCTCCGTCGTTGGACCGGACGGGGCGCTCGACCGCCGAGCGCTCGGCGCGCGCGTCTTCGGCGATCCGGCCGCCCGGAAGCGTCTCAACGCGCTGACCCATCCGCACATCCGGCGCCGTATGGCGGAGGATGCCGCTCGTCTGACCGCGGCGGGCCGCGCCGCCGTGATCGTCTTCGACATCCCGCTGCTGCTCGACACCACCGACGCGCGCGATCTCGGTCTCGACGGCATCATCGTCGTCTACGCCGACCGGGACACGCAGCTGCGGCGGCTGATCGAGCGGGACGGCCTCGCGGAGGATCAGGCTCGGCGACGGCTCGATGCGCAGGTGCCGCTCCAGGAGAAGGTGAAGCGGGCCGACTGGGTGATCGACAACTCGGGCGCCGCGGACGCGACCCAAGCCCAGGTCGAGCGTCTGTGGCAGGCGCTGATGAGGCAGGCAGGGGGCCGGACACCATAGCGTCTCGGGTCGCGCGCGGCCGGGGCGGGGAGTCGCCGGCCTTTCGGGGTGTTCGGTGGTCTCCACCCGAACCGCTGGAGGCGGCTTCGGACGCGATGTTATAATAATTTGATGCCCCAGTTCCGAATGGTGACAGATCAAGCCCCGGCCGGCGATCAGCCCAAGGCGATCGCGCAGCTCGTCGAAGGAACGCAGCGCGGCGACCGCTACCAGACCCTGCTTGGGATTACGGGGTCCGGGAAGACGTTTTCCGTCGCAAAGGTGATCGAGCAGATCCGGCGTCCCACCCTCGTGCTCGCCCACAACAAGACGCTGGCCGCGCAGCTGTACGGCGAGATCCGGCAGTTCTTCCCGGACAACGCGGTGCGGTACTTCGTCTCGTACTACGACTACTACCAGCCCGAGGCGTACGTCCCGCAGACCGACCTCTACGTCGCGAAGGACGCGTCGATCAACGACGAGATCGACAGGCTGCGGCACGCGTCGACGAAGGCGCTCATGGAGCGCCGCGACGTGATCGTCGTCGCGTCCGTCTCGTGCATCTACGGCTTGGGTTCGCCGCAGGACTATGAGGACGTGATGCTGTTCGTCCGGCAGGGCGAGCGGCGGTCGCGCGACGACATCCTGCGCCGCCTCGTCGACGTGCAGTACGAGCGCAACGACATCGACTTCTCGCGCGGGCGGTTCCGGGTGCGCGGCGACGTGATCGAGGTCTTCCCGGCGTACGAGGACCGGGCGGTGCGGATCGAGCTGTTCGGCGACGAGGTCGACCGCATCAACGAAGTGGATCCGCTGACCGGCGAGATCTTGGACAACAAGCCCGCGGTCGCGATCTGGCCGGCAAAGCACTGGGTGACCACGGCGTCCAAGCTCGACCAGGCGCTCGGCCGCATCGAGACCGAGCTGCGCGAACGTGTGCAGTGGTTCAAGGAGCAGGGGAAGTTGCTCGAGGCGCAGCGGCTGGAGTTCCGGACGAAGTACGACCTCGAGATGCTGCGCGAGGTCGGCTACTGTCCAGGCATCGAGAACTATTCGCGCCACCTGGCCGGACGCGCGGAAGGCGAGCGGCCCGGGTGTCTCCTCGACTACTTCCCGAAGGACTTCCTCGTCTTCATCGACGAGTCGCACGTCACCGTGCCGCAGGTCCGGGGCATGGTCGAGGGCGACCGGGCGCGCAAGAAGAACCTCGTGGACTTCGGATTCCGGCTGCCGTCGGCGTACGACAACCGGCCGCTCACGTTTGACGAGTTCGCCGCGCTGGTTCCGCAGATGGTCTTCGTCTCCGCGACCCCGGGCCCGTACGAGCTCGGGACGTCGACGCAGATCGTCGAGCAGATCGTCCGGCCGACGGGCCTCGTCGACCCCCAGGTGGAGGTCCGCCCGGCGAAGGGGCAGGTCGACGACCTCATCGCCGAGATCAAGGTACAGGTGGAGAAGCACGAGCGGACGCTGGTCACCACGCTGACCAAGCGCATGGCCGAGGATCTCTCCGACTACCTCCAGGAGATGGGAATCAAGGTCCACTACCTGCACGCCGAGGTCGAGACCCTGCAGCGGATCCAGATCCTCAAGGACCTCCGGCTCGGGACGTACGATGTGCTCGTCGGCATCAACCTCCTGCGGGAAGGCTTGGATCTTCCTGAAGTGTCGCTCGTGGCCATCCTGGACGCCGACCGCGAGGGGTATCTCCGGTCGGAGACGAGCCTGATCCAAACCATGGGCCGGGCCGCCCGGAACGTCGGGGGGCGCGTGCTGCTGTACGCGGACGAGATGACGGACTCGATGCGCCGGGCCATTGACGAGACCAACCGGCGCCGCGTGATTCAGCTCGAGTACAACGAGGAGCACGAAATCACGCCGCAGTCGATCGTGAAGCCGATCCGCGACCTCATCGACCTGCAGGAAGTGGCCGAGGAGGCCGTCCCGTACGGCGGCGGGGCGGCCGCCGCCGCGTCCGACGGCGCCGCGAAACCTCGAACCGGAGCGGTGCTGACCGCCGACGAACTGATCGGGTTGGCCGAGCAGCACCGCAGCCCGGTCACGTGGGACATCGCGCGCCTGCTGATGCTGAGTCCCGCGGAACTCGAGCAGACCATCGAGGCGCTCGAGCGCGCGATGCGACAGGCGGCCGGCGAGCTGCAGTTCGAGAAGGCCGCGGCGCTGCGGGATCAGATCACGGAGCTGCGCAAGGGGCTCGGCGAGCCGTTCTTCGCCTCGGCCGGCGGCGTCCGGGTTCGGGGCGCCCGGGTGCGGGGACGGGGTGGAGCCCGGCCGCGGCCCGGCCGCGGCGCCTGGCGCAAACGGGCATAGCACGGGGCCGGTGAGCGTTGGCCCAACGGTGAGCGTCATCGAACCGACGGTTCACGGAGCGGAGCAGGCGGGCGCATGCCTCTAGACCGGATCGTCGTGCGCGGCGCGCGCGAGCACAACCTGGCCGGCATCGATCTCGAGATCCCGCGGGACCGGCTCGTGGTCCTCACGGGTATCTCCGGATCGGGCAAGTCGTCGCTGGCGTTCGACACGATCTATGCGGAGGGACAGCGGAAGTACGTGGAGTCGCTGTCGGCGTACGCGCGGCAGTTCCTCGGGCTCATGGAGAAGCCGGACGTCGACCACATCGAGGGGCTCAGTCCGGCGGTGTCGATCGACCAGAAGGGCGCCCCGCGCAACCCGCGGTCAACCGTCGGCACCGTCACGGAAGTGTACGACTATTTGCGGCTGCTGTACGCGCGCGTCGGCGATCCCCACTGCCCGAAGTGCGGCCGCGCGATCTACCGCCAGACGCCCGAGCAGATGGTCGACCGGGTGCTCGAGATGCCGGAGGGCACCCGGCTCCTCATCCTCGGGCCGATCGTGCGGGGACGAAAGGGCGAGTACCGGCAGCTGTTCCAGGACCTGCGCCGGCAGGGCTTCGTGCGCGTGCGGGTCGACGGTGCGCTGTACGAGCTCGGCGAGGAAATCACGCTCGACAAGAACCGCAAGCACACGATCGAGGTCGTGGTCGACCGGCTCGTCGTGCACCCCGAGATCCGGTCGCGGCTGAACGATTCGATCGAGACCGCCCTCAAGCTCGGGCAAGGGATCGTCGGCATCTCGATCGTGGACGGCGAAGAGCTCGTGCTGAGCCGCAACTTTGCCTGTCCCGAGTGCGGCATCAGCCTGCCGGAGATCGAGCCGCGGCTCTTCTCGTTCAACGCGCCCTACGGCGCGTGTCCTGTCTGCACCGGCCTCGGCTACAAACAGGAGATCGATCCGGATCTGGTGCTCGACCAGCACCTGTCGCTGTTCGACGGGGCCGTGGCGCCCTGGGCGGCGTCGACCAGCGAGTACTATCAGGAAGTCCTCCGGTCGCTGGCCGATCACTACGGCGTCGACATGAAGACGCCGGTGCGCAAGCTGCCGAAGGAATTCGTGCGGGGCCTACTGCACGGCACCGGCGAGGAGGTACGCCTCCGGTATCACAACCGCTGGGGCGAGCTGCGCAACTACTCCGCGGCCTTCGAAGGCCTGATCCCGCAGCTCGAGCGCCGGTACAAGGAGAGCGACTCCGAGTACGTCAAGGAAGAGATCGAGCAGTACATGAGCAGCGCGCCGTGCCCGGTCTGCCGCGGCACGCGCCTGAAGAAGGAAGTGCTCTCGATCACCGTCGGGGGCCGCTCGATCGCGGAAGCCTGCGCGCTCACGGTCCGGGGGGCCTTGAAGTTCTTCTCCGAGCTCACGCTCGGCGACCGGCAGCGCATGATCGCCCAGCAGGTGCTGAAGGAGATCACCGCACGGCTCAAGTTCCTGGTGGACGTCGGGCTCGACTATCTGACGCTGGACCGGACGGCGAACACGCTGTCGGGCGGGGAAGCGCAGCGCATCCGGCTGGCCACGCAGATTGGGTCCGGCCTGATGGGCGTGCTGTACGTGCTCGACGAACCGAGCGTCGGCCTGCACCAGCGCGACAACCGCCGGCTGATCAATACGTTGCTTCGCCTGAGAGACCTCGGCAACACGATCCTCGTGGTCGAGCACGACGAGGAGACGATCCGCGCCGCGGACTGGATCGTCGACGTCGGGCCCGGCGCCGGCGCCCGCGGTGGGCGCGTGGTGGCCTCGGGGCCGCTGTCCACGATTCTCCGCACCCCGGCCTCCGTCACCGGCCAGTACCTGACCGGCGCCCGCCGGATCCCCATTCCTCCGGTCCGCCGCGCCGGCGGCGGCGGCGCGCTCGTGATCCGCGGCGCGCGGGAGCACAACCTGCGCGGCATCGACGTACGCGTGCCGCTCGGCAAGTTCGTCAGCGTGACCGGGGTCTCGGGATCGGGCAAGTCGACGCTGATCGACGACATCCTGTACCGCGCGCTGGCACACCGGCTCCACGGCGCCCGCGGGCGGGCCGGGGCGCACGACCGGGTCGACGGGCTGGACCTGGTCGACAAGGTGATCAACATCGACCAGTCGCCGATCGGCCGCACGCCGCGCAGCAACCCGGCGACGTATACGAAGACGTTCGACCTGATCCGCGAACTGTTCGCGACGACACCGGACGCGCGTGTGCGGGGGTACAAGCAGGGCCGGTTCTCGTTCAACGTGCGCGGCGGGCGCTGCGACGCCTGCGAGGGCGACGGCATCGTGCGGATCGAGATGCATTTCCTGCCGGACGTCTACGTGCCGTGCGACGTCTGCAAAGGCCAGCGCTACAACCGGGAGACGCTCGAGGTCCGATACAAGGGCCGCTCGATCGCGGACGTGCTCGACATGACGGTCGACGAGGCGATCGCGTTTTTCGACGCGATCCCGCGGATCCGCCGCAAGCTGCGGACGCTGGCCGACGTCGGGCTCGGCTACATCAAACTCGGGCAGCCCGCGACGACGCTGTCGGGCGGCGAGGCGCAGCGCGTGAAGCTGAGCACCGAGCTGTCGCGCCGGGACACCGGGC
This genomic interval from bacterium contains the following:
- the polA gene encoding DNA polymerase I; amino-acid sequence: MSPAERRTLLLVDANGLVYRAFFALPYFTTRDGRPTNAVYGFTTMLLKVLEEQAPGYVAVAFDKPGPTFRHEAFAEYKALRRPMPDDLRPQIAATKRVVEVLELPVFEATGFEADDVIGTLTRRAEADGFEVLIVTGDLDVLQLVSPHTKVMMTSRGISDTVIYDEAGVEAKLGVTPSQVPDFKSLKGDSTDNIPGVPGIGDKTAARVLAGGVTVERLLAGLNGMTDARLRAKLEEHREQILSSKHIATIATDVDLSVDWSALRRHTPDMERVRALFTDLEFRTLLDRLGVATAAPADQPRGGYRAIAASELGTVLEKATQLAVAPVAGEGHPFVAGLRGIALATRPGAAVYLDLGDGVPEPLADALEDEELPKFSQDVKRDILLLEGAGLKPHGFAFDVGLASFDLDAAKRTHTLATAAFDFLHWQLHDGAAGAGRPPAVEGGLALQAGNEPEFAGEEADVIVRLHDVMERGLRARDVDQLYRDLDLPLAFVLAGMERAGVAIDAGALGALSVSFRERLEVLTRDIHRLAGTEFNIGSPKQLAHVLFEKLQLPAQKKTKTGYSTDAEVLEQLAPLSEVVAKILEHRRLSKLLGTYVDALPAALNPKTGRLHPTYNQAGSSTGRIVTTEPNLQNIPIFEEDGREVRRAFVAGRPGNVLLSADYSQIELRVLAHITEDPGLLAAFREGRDIHTATSAEVFGVAPEAVTAEMRRQAKMFNYGIAYGITDYGLATRLKTSREEARAFMDTYFARYARVADYMRDAVERCRRDGDVRTLLGRRLPVPDILSRHRPTRERAERVAINAAIQGTAADIIKLAMLKIARELRPRFPGVEMVLQIHDELLFEVPRDLVAEAAPEIRRLMADAYPLRVPLPADAGVGPNWLDLTDVA
- the coaE gene encoding dephospho-CoA kinase (Dephospho-CoA kinase (CoaE) performs the final step in coenzyme A biosynthesis.), with the protein product MSAAPSASPGRPLRIGLTGGVASGKSTVAAALRTHGAVVVDADAIAREVVRPGGPAYQAVVDVFGPSVVGPDGALDRRALGARVFGDPAARKRLNALTHPHIRRRMAEDAARLTAAGRAAVIVFDIPLLLDTTDARDLGLDGIIVVYADRDTQLRRLIERDGLAEDQARRRLDAQVPLQEKVKRADWVIDNSGAADATQAQVERLWQALMRQAGGRTP
- the uvrB gene encoding excinuclease ABC subunit UvrB, whose product is MPQFRMVTDQAPAGDQPKAIAQLVEGTQRGDRYQTLLGITGSGKTFSVAKVIEQIRRPTLVLAHNKTLAAQLYGEIRQFFPDNAVRYFVSYYDYYQPEAYVPQTDLYVAKDASINDEIDRLRHASTKALMERRDVIVVASVSCIYGLGSPQDYEDVMLFVRQGERRSRDDILRRLVDVQYERNDIDFSRGRFRVRGDVIEVFPAYEDRAVRIELFGDEVDRINEVDPLTGEILDNKPAVAIWPAKHWVTTASKLDQALGRIETELRERVQWFKEQGKLLEAQRLEFRTKYDLEMLREVGYCPGIENYSRHLAGRAEGERPGCLLDYFPKDFLVFIDESHVTVPQVRGMVEGDRARKKNLVDFGFRLPSAYDNRPLTFDEFAALVPQMVFVSATPGPYELGTSTQIVEQIVRPTGLVDPQVEVRPAKGQVDDLIAEIKVQVEKHERTLVTTLTKRMAEDLSDYLQEMGIKVHYLHAEVETLQRIQILKDLRLGTYDVLVGINLLREGLDLPEVSLVAILDADREGYLRSETSLIQTMGRAARNVGGRVLLYADEMTDSMRRAIDETNRRRVIQLEYNEEHEITPQSIVKPIRDLIDLQEVAEEAVPYGGGAAAAASDGAAKPRTGAVLTADELIGLAEQHRSPVTWDIARLLMLSPAELEQTIEALERAMRQAAGELQFEKAAALRDQITELRKGLGEPFFASAGGVRVRGARVRGRGGARPRPGRGAWRKRA
- the uvrA gene encoding excinuclease ABC subunit UvrA, with product MPLDRIVVRGAREHNLAGIDLEIPRDRLVVLTGISGSGKSSLAFDTIYAEGQRKYVESLSAYARQFLGLMEKPDVDHIEGLSPAVSIDQKGAPRNPRSTVGTVTEVYDYLRLLYARVGDPHCPKCGRAIYRQTPEQMVDRVLEMPEGTRLLILGPIVRGRKGEYRQLFQDLRRQGFVRVRVDGALYELGEEITLDKNRKHTIEVVVDRLVVHPEIRSRLNDSIETALKLGQGIVGISIVDGEELVLSRNFACPECGISLPEIEPRLFSFNAPYGACPVCTGLGYKQEIDPDLVLDQHLSLFDGAVAPWAASTSEYYQEVLRSLADHYGVDMKTPVRKLPKEFVRGLLHGTGEEVRLRYHNRWGELRNYSAAFEGLIPQLERRYKESDSEYVKEEIEQYMSSAPCPVCRGTRLKKEVLSITVGGRSIAEACALTVRGALKFFSELTLGDRQRMIAQQVLKEITARLKFLVDVGLDYLTLDRTANTLSGGEAQRIRLATQIGSGLMGVLYVLDEPSVGLHQRDNRRLINTLLRLRDLGNTILVVEHDEETIRAADWIVDVGPGAGARGGRVVASGPLSTILRTPASVTGQYLTGARRIPIPPVRRAGGGGALVIRGAREHNLRGIDVRVPLGKFVSVTGVSGSGKSTLIDDILYRALAHRLHGARGRAGAHDRVDGLDLVDKVINIDQSPIGRTPRSNPATYTKTFDLIRELFATTPDARVRGYKQGRFSFNVRGGRCDACEGDGIVRIEMHFLPDVYVPCDVCKGQRYNRETLEVRYKGRSIADVLDMTVDEAIAFFDAIPRIRRKLRTLADVGLGYIKLGQPATTLSGGEAQRVKLSTELSRRDTGQTVYILDEPTVGLHFADVHRLLEVLHRLVDAGNTVVVIEHNLDVIKTADWIIDLGPEGGEFGGAVVAEGTPEQVAQVAASYTGQYLRPILREAAAPAGAPRGGARGGTNGRTGGRAKAIAAGKAKS